A portion of the Macrobrachium nipponense isolate FS-2020 chromosome 12, ASM1510439v2, whole genome shotgun sequence genome contains these proteins:
- the LOC135224388 gene encoding uncharacterized protein LOC135224388 isoform X3, with protein MCLEDVCKWVQHRITEMKARFRYRVDKYRAMRARKRWIRREMKNTIGSFNQPDFSAYNHYSQVCHNSRHPYMPTTYIDDDSDEEEVGYSRNDTEEGVGVLSPQRLSQRLNENALAREAVGESDAELAQYLKDERIALFLQNDEFMDELRTNREFMNALQEDYESEAGDDEELEGAEGRGQLAHLDDATLRERIATMGKASRKKFAQIAKVFSRRKRSGGRSLLPSAGRDQLLISADPLIDEDDDDRQTQQTREGGGIPTSPRHLR; from the exons ATGTGTCTCGAGGACGTTTGTAAATGGGTCCAGCACAGGATAACTGAAATGAAAGCCAGGTTCCGCTACCGGGTCGACAAATACCGCGCCATGCGCGCTAGAAAGCGCTGGATCCGGCGGGAAATGAAGAACACCATCGGCAGCTTCAACCAACCGGACTTCAGTGCATATAATCACTACTCCCAAGTGTGTCACAATTCGCGTCATCCTTACATGCCTACGACTTACATCGACGATGATAGTGACGAGGAAGAAGTCGGTTACAGCAGGAATGACACAGAAGAG GGAGTCGGAGTTTTGTCACCCCAGCGTCTTAGTCAGCGTCTTAACGAAAATGCCCTGGCTCGTGAGGCCGTGGGTGAGAGTGATGCTGAACTAGCGCAGTACCTGAAAGACGAAAGAATAGCGCTGTTTCTCCAAAATGATGAGTTTATGGACGAGTTGAGAACTAACAGAGAGTTCATGAATGCTTTGCAAGAAG ATTATGAATCAGAGGCAGGGGATGATGAGGAACTAGAAGGTGCTGAAGGACGGGGTCAGCTGGCACATTTGGATGATGCCACACTTAGAGAGAGAattgctactatgggcaaag CATCTAGGAAGAAATTTGCACAGATAGCTAAGGTATTCTCCCGACGCAAGCGCAGCGGAGGGCGAAGCTTATTGCCAAGTGCTGGTCGTGATCAGTTGCTCATATCTGCAGATCCATTaattgatgaagatgatgatgacagacagacacag CAGACAAGGGAAGGAGGCGGTATACCCACATCTCCACGACACCTAAGGTAG